A DNA window from Candidatus Roseilinea sp. contains the following coding sequences:
- a CDS encoding enolase has translation MHIADVTATWLHCPIPPEQQHVSDFGRIASFDMTLVTVATDDGLIGYGEAKAGVGSAAVCASLVTCVREELRPLLIGQDPREINRLWERMYNGVRDHYALTRGRAFPILGRRGLTIAAMSGVDMALWDLNGKLLNCPVVQLLGGACRDALPAYASGGWAAVDGIGQQLLGYVNKGFQAVKMRVGVMDGDVDTSVARVQAARRALGPKIKLMADAHGTYSVPEAKRFCDGVADCDLFWFEEPVNADDRDGAAEVRAHAQMPIAAGESEFTRFDFRDLIQRRAVDVLQPDLAICGGITEGRRIAALAEAHQLALAPHLWGSALSFAAGLHLAFASPSAIILEYSLGANPLLRELPEEQIEVHDGMIAAPVRPGLGVTPRQAFVERYAVKA, from the coding sequence ATGCACATCGCAGACGTCACGGCGACCTGGCTGCATTGTCCGATTCCTCCGGAGCAGCAACATGTCTCCGACTTCGGACGCATCGCCTCATTCGACATGACGCTTGTCACCGTCGCCACCGATGACGGCCTGATCGGCTACGGCGAGGCCAAGGCCGGCGTGGGCAGCGCAGCAGTATGCGCCTCCCTGGTCACGTGCGTTCGCGAAGAGCTGCGCCCACTGCTCATCGGCCAGGACCCGCGCGAGATCAACCGGCTATGGGAGCGCATGTACAACGGGGTGCGCGATCACTACGCGCTGACGCGCGGGCGGGCTTTCCCCATCCTCGGCCGGCGCGGGCTGACCATCGCCGCCATGAGCGGCGTGGACATGGCGCTGTGGGACTTAAATGGGAAGCTGCTGAACTGCCCGGTTGTTCAGTTGCTCGGCGGCGCATGCCGCGACGCCCTGCCGGCCTATGCCAGCGGCGGCTGGGCCGCTGTGGACGGCATCGGCCAACAGTTGCTCGGCTACGTGAACAAGGGCTTCCAGGCAGTGAAGATGCGCGTGGGCGTGATGGACGGCGACGTGGACACCAGCGTCGCGCGGGTGCAGGCCGCGCGCCGGGCGCTCGGCCCCAAGATCAAGCTGATGGCCGACGCGCACGGCACTTATAGCGTGCCGGAAGCAAAACGCTTTTGCGACGGCGTAGCCGATTGCGATTTGTTTTGGTTTGAGGAGCCGGTGAACGCCGACGACCGCGACGGCGCCGCCGAAGTGCGCGCGCACGCGCAGATGCCCATCGCTGCCGGCGAGAGCGAGTTCACCCGCTTCGACTTCCGCGATCTGATCCAGCGCCGCGCCGTGGACGTGCTGCAACCCGACCTGGCCATCTGCGGCGGCATCACCGAGGGCCGGCGCATTGCCGCGCTGGCCGAAGCACACCAACTCGCGCTCGCACCGCACTTGTGGGGGTCGGCGCTATCGTTCGCCGCCGGATTGCACTTGGCATTTGCCAGCCCGAGCGCCATCATCCTTGAATATTCGCTCGGCGCAAATCCACTGTTGCGCGAGCTGCCGGAAGAGCAGATCGAGGTTCACGACGGCATGATCGCTGCACCGGTTCGGCCCGGCTTGGGTGTGACACCGCGCCAAGCATTTGTCGAGCGATATGCAGTGAAGGCGTAA
- the bkdA gene encoding 2-oxoisovalerate dehydrogenase E1 — protein MHSTSSARSSVAGAAPLPREKLLDMLRQMHLIRAFEEAAEQQYFAGKVHGTMHLYIGEEASAVGCIAALEPRDQITSTHRGHGHAIAKGQDVREMMAELLAKRTGVCRGLGGSMHMADVELGNLGANGIVSGGMGSAVGAALSAHLLKTGRVVMCFFGDGAANNGNFHETLNLASIWKLPVVFVCENNQYAMSMPAREALPVRVADRAAAYAMPGVRVDGMDVLAVYAEAKRAVDRARAGQGPSLVEVLTYRYKGHSRSDKQVYRTKQEVKEWQERDPIVRFEAWLIENGLLGREQADAIRQEALRAIEEAVAFADASPEPDPAALLDEVYYEEPANRTDRALRGITLQSPAPCDGRPLPTWFTRTFPRHAGSEPPPGARELTGSEALREAMTQAMEAAPNVILIGEDIGKYGGAFGVTLGLYDRFGPDRVRDTPISENAIAGVSFGAGMTGLIPIAEFQFQDFVTLAMEQIVLQAAKVRYMFGGRTTCQMVIRLPAGSGTGAAAQHSESLESWFVNVPGLKVVIPSTPYDMKGLLLASIADQNPIIFVEPKLAYRITGPVPEPPYLVPIGKAAVRRVGRHLTLVSAGMTAHRALEAAEQLAGEGIDCEVIDLRTLKPYDLHTIVQSVKKTGRLLIVHEAPLLGGYGAEIAAAVAQSEAFAYLEAPIIRLGGADTPIPYNRTMERAATPQTEHIVAHARKLARLQV, from the coding sequence ATGCATTCGACAAGCTCGGCGAGAAGTTCGGTTGCTGGGGCAGCCCCTTTGCCGCGCGAGAAACTGTTGGACATGCTGCGGCAGATGCACCTCATCCGCGCTTTTGAGGAAGCTGCTGAACAGCAATACTTTGCCGGCAAGGTCCATGGCACCATGCACCTTTACATCGGCGAAGAGGCCTCCGCCGTGGGCTGCATCGCCGCCCTAGAGCCGCGCGACCAGATCACCAGCACCCACCGCGGCCATGGCCATGCGATTGCCAAAGGCCAGGACGTGCGCGAGATGATGGCCGAACTGCTGGCCAAGCGCACCGGCGTGTGTCGTGGGCTGGGTGGCAGCATGCACATGGCCGATGTCGAGCTGGGCAACTTGGGCGCCAACGGCATCGTCTCCGGCGGCATGGGCAGCGCGGTGGGCGCGGCGCTCAGCGCGCATCTCCTCAAGACCGGTCGCGTGGTGATGTGTTTCTTCGGCGACGGCGCGGCGAACAACGGCAACTTCCACGAGACGCTCAACCTGGCTTCGATTTGGAAGCTGCCGGTGGTGTTCGTGTGCGAGAACAACCAGTACGCCATGAGCATGCCCGCGCGCGAGGCACTTCCGGTGCGCGTGGCCGACCGCGCGGCTGCCTATGCCATGCCCGGCGTGCGCGTGGACGGCATGGATGTGCTGGCGGTCTACGCCGAGGCGAAGCGCGCCGTCGATCGCGCCCGCGCCGGCCAGGGGCCGTCGCTCGTCGAGGTGCTCACCTATCGCTACAAGGGCCACTCGCGCAGCGACAAGCAGGTGTATCGCACCAAACAAGAGGTCAAGGAGTGGCAGGAGCGCGATCCCATCGTGCGCTTCGAGGCATGGCTGATCGAGAACGGGCTGCTGGGACGCGAGCAGGCCGATGCCATCCGCCAAGAAGCCCTGCGCGCCATCGAGGAAGCGGTGGCCTTCGCCGATGCCTCACCCGAGCCTGATCCTGCGGCGTTGCTGGATGAGGTGTATTACGAAGAGCCGGCCAACCGCACCGACCGCGCCCTCCGCGGCATCACGTTGCAGTCGCCGGCGCCGTGCGACGGTCGGCCGTTGCCCACGTGGTTCACGCGCACGTTCCCGCGGCACGCCGGCAGCGAGCCGCCGCCCGGCGCGCGCGAGTTGACCGGCAGCGAAGCGTTGCGCGAGGCGATGACCCAAGCGATGGAAGCTGCGCCGAACGTCATCTTGATCGGCGAGGACATCGGCAAGTATGGCGGGGCGTTCGGCGTCACGCTCGGCCTCTACGACCGTTTCGGTCCGGATCGCGTGCGCGACACACCCATCAGCGAGAACGCTATCGCCGGGGTGTCGTTCGGCGCCGGCATGACCGGCCTGATCCCCATCGCCGAATTCCAGTTTCAAGACTTCGTCACGTTGGCCATGGAGCAGATCGTGCTGCAGGCCGCCAAAGTGCGCTACATGTTCGGCGGGCGCACGACGTGCCAGATGGTGATCCGCCTGCCGGCCGGCAGCGGCACCGGCGCCGCCGCGCAACACAGCGAGAGCCTGGAGTCATGGTTCGTCAATGTGCCCGGCCTCAAGGTAGTGATCCCCAGCACCCCTTACGACATGAAGGGGCTGTTGCTGGCGTCCATCGCCGACCAAAACCCAATCATCTTCGTGGAACCCAAGCTGGCTTATCGGATCACAGGGCCGGTGCCTGAACCACCTTACCTTGTGCCTATCGGCAAAGCCGCCGTCCGGCGCGTCGGGCGCCACCTCACCCTGGTTAGCGCCGGCATGACCGCCCATCGCGCCCTGGAGGCTGCCGAGCAATTGGCCGGCGAAGGCATTGACTGCGAGGTGATTGACCTGCGCACGCTCAAGCCGTACGACCTGCACACCATCGTGCAATCGGTGAAGAAGACCGGCCGCCTGTTGATCGTGCACGAAGCGCCGCTGTTGGGCGGCTATGGCGCCGAGATCGCCGCAGCAGTAGCACAGAGCGAAGCCTTCGCCTACTTGGAGGCGCCCATCATCCGCCTGGGCGGCGCTGATACCCCCATACCCTACAACCGCACCATGGAGCGCGCCGCCACGCCACAGACGGAGCACATCGTCGCGCACGCCCGCAAGCTGGCGCGCCTCCAAGTCTGA
- a CDS encoding epimerase, translated as MLISMHNWMRAEPVELTIRRLAKYGYDAIEISYDSVELAPGAPGTAAVRKMLKENKIKCYGSISLMFAGRDLIHADPAVRASSVDYLKKCVTMVDELGGRVMSIVPSEVGKVKAMASPEEEWQWAIEGLKEVYAHAKALGVKIAIEPLNRFETNFLNRHDQALLLAKAVAPDVGVCLDVYHMNQEEADMFKAIENAGKKLYDLHVADNNRMACGMGMLNWRKLFKTLEKIGYKGSLTVEFVPPIDRTPANPYKNALAAADKTLTPEQLKFIEDHGSGVLSEEFYSWLVAESIKTLRKYMKKK; from the coding sequence ATGCTTATTTCAATGCACAACTGGATGCGGGCGGAGCCTGTGGAGCTCACCATTCGCCGGCTGGCCAAATATGGCTACGACGCCATTGAGATCAGCTACGATAGCGTCGAGCTTGCGCCCGGCGCGCCCGGCACGGCTGCCGTGCGAAAGATGCTGAAAGAGAACAAGATCAAGTGCTACGGCTCAATCAGCTTAATGTTCGCCGGGCGCGACTTGATTCACGCCGACCCCGCCGTGCGCGCCAGCTCGGTGGATTACCTGAAGAAATGCGTCACCATGGTGGACGAGCTGGGCGGGCGCGTCATGTCCATCGTGCCTAGCGAGGTCGGCAAGGTCAAAGCCATGGCCTCGCCGGAGGAAGAATGGCAGTGGGCCATCGAAGGCTTGAAGGAGGTGTATGCCCACGCCAAAGCGCTCGGCGTGAAGATCGCCATCGAGCCGCTCAACCGCTTCGAGACGAACTTCCTCAATCGCCACGATCAGGCGTTGCTGCTCGCCAAGGCCGTCGCCCCGGATGTCGGCGTGTGCCTGGATGTGTATCACATGAACCAGGAAGAGGCCGACATGTTCAAGGCCATCGAGAACGCCGGAAAGAAGCTCTACGACCTACACGTGGCCGACAATAACCGCATGGCCTGCGGCATGGGCATGCTGAACTGGCGCAAACTGTTCAAGACGTTGGAGAAGATCGGCTACAAAGGCTCGCTCACGGTCGAATTCGTGCCGCCGATTGACCGCACGCCGGCCAACCCCTACAAGAACGCGCTGGCCGCCGCAGATAAGACGCTCACGCCGGAGCAGCTCAAGTTCATCGAAGATCACGGCAGCGGCGTGCTCAGCGAAGAGTTCTACTCTTGGCTGGTGGCCGAGTCCATCAAGACGCTGCGCAAGTATATGAAGAAGAAATAG
- a CDS encoding DNA processing protein DprA: MNAELPYYLAFARVKGIGAVRIRKLKAHFGSLQAAWVAGEFDLAASGLDARAIAALAQARRHIVPEQEVERLAGAGATALTWEDAGYPRLLREVADPPPVLFVKGALAEADAWAVSIVGTRRPTVYGREVAEMLAGELARHSITIVSGMARGIDAVAHAAALKAGGRTLAVLGCGVDVVYPPEHRKLAQQIAENGALISDYPLGTPPDALNFPPRNRIISGLSLGVVVVEADEHSGALITAEFAADQGRDVFAVPGNIFNRTSRGTNRLIQQGAHIALDAQSILEELNLNMVADRVEAGAAMPETDVERAIVARLSHEPTSVDELVRSLAMPAADVTATLALMELKGLVRQATGTSYVLVHEAPAAYTAVGDGDY; the protein is encoded by the coding sequence ATGAATGCTGAGCTGCCGTATTACCTGGCCTTCGCCCGCGTGAAGGGCATCGGCGCCGTGCGCATTCGAAAGCTGAAGGCGCACTTTGGCTCGCTACAGGCTGCTTGGGTTGCCGGCGAATTCGATCTCGCCGCATCCGGCCTCGATGCCAGAGCAATCGCAGCGCTGGCGCAGGCGCGCCGACACATCGTCCCGGAACAAGAGGTCGAACGCCTAGCAGGCGCCGGTGCGACGGCGCTCACCTGGGAAGATGCCGGCTATCCTCGGTTGCTGCGCGAAGTGGCCGACCCGCCCCCCGTGTTGTTTGTGAAGGGCGCACTGGCCGAGGCCGACGCGTGGGCGGTGAGCATCGTCGGCACGCGCCGCCCGACGGTGTATGGTCGAGAGGTGGCGGAGATGTTGGCCGGCGAATTGGCGCGCCACAGCATCACCATCGTCAGCGGCATGGCGCGCGGCATTGATGCGGTCGCCCATGCAGCGGCGCTGAAGGCCGGCGGTCGCACGCTCGCCGTGCTGGGCTGTGGCGTGGATGTGGTGTATCCGCCTGAACATCGCAAGCTGGCGCAGCAGATCGCCGAGAACGGCGCCCTGATCAGCGACTATCCGCTCGGCACGCCGCCGGACGCGCTGAACTTCCCGCCGCGCAATCGCATCATCAGCGGGCTGAGCCTGGGCGTGGTCGTGGTCGAGGCCGATGAGCACAGCGGCGCGCTGATCACCGCTGAGTTTGCCGCCGACCAGGGACGCGACGTGTTCGCGGTGCCGGGTAACATCTTCAATCGCACCAGCCGCGGAACCAACCGCTTAATTCAGCAGGGCGCGCATATCGCGCTTGACGCGCAGAGCATTCTGGAGGAGCTGAATCTGAACATGGTGGCGGATCGCGTGGAAGCCGGGGCGGCAATGCCGGAAACTGATGTGGAACGAGCGATTGTGGCGCGCCTCTCTCATGAGCCGACATCTGTAGATGAGCTTGTGCGCAGTTTAGCGATGCCCGCTGCCGATGTGACGGCCACGTTGGCGCTCATGGAATTGAAGGGTCTGGTGCGCCAAGCCACCGGCACAAGCTATGTGCTGGTCCACGAAGCTCCCGCAGCCTATACAGCGGTAGGCGATGGAGACTATTAG
- a CDS encoding sugar-binding protein, whose product MLLLASASAMATTNHVSDERLEMLAQIAELYFIRGLNQAQIAARTSYSRSMISRLLTEARDQGVVEIRIHHPLRRSTPLEYALQSQFDLVHVRVMEDRPLNEAETLRKVGALAASLLADLVRDGMTIGVSWGSALLAVTDALRPQPRSRVHVVQMIGSLGTRMPELDGADLARRIARAFNATYATLPAPLLTSDEQTRNGLMRDERIREVFAQIRRAQLALVGIGSVEPEHSALVRAGFLKPRQSLEMQRHAGAVGDVCAIPFDAQGRILNLPIGKRVMSVDAAMLMRIPVRLGVACGQAKTRPVLGALRSGLVNAWVTDEATAAAVLRLAESA is encoded by the coding sequence ATGCTCCTCTTGGCTTCAGCAAGCGCCATGGCCACGACGAACCATGTCTCTGACGAGCGGCTCGAAATGCTCGCGCAGATCGCCGAGCTGTATTTCATTCGCGGGCTGAACCAGGCGCAGATCGCCGCGCGGACGAGCTACTCGCGCTCGATGATCTCGCGGCTGCTCACCGAAGCGCGCGACCAGGGCGTGGTCGAGATTCGCATCCACCATCCGCTGCGCCGCTCGACGCCACTGGAGTACGCTCTTCAATCGCAGTTCGATCTGGTGCATGTGCGCGTGATGGAGGATCGCCCTCTCAACGAGGCAGAGACGCTGCGCAAGGTCGGCGCGTTGGCTGCCAGCCTGCTGGCCGATCTGGTGCGAGACGGCATGACTATCGGCGTATCGTGGGGGAGTGCCTTGCTGGCCGTGACGGACGCGCTGCGTCCGCAACCCAGAAGCCGGGTTCATGTCGTACAGATGATCGGCTCGCTAGGCACGCGCATGCCCGAATTGGACGGCGCCGATCTCGCCCGCCGGATCGCGCGCGCCTTCAACGCCACCTATGCCACGCTGCCGGCGCCGCTGCTCACCAGCGACGAACAAACCCGTAACGGCCTGATGCGCGACGAGCGCATTCGCGAAGTGTTCGCCCAGATCCGGCGCGCGCAACTCGCGCTGGTCGGGATCGGTTCGGTGGAGCCTGAGCACTCGGCGCTGGTGCGCGCCGGCTTCCTCAAGCCGCGCCAATCGTTGGAGATGCAGCGTCATGCCGGCGCGGTGGGCGACGTATGCGCAATTCCCTTCGATGCGCAGGGGCGCATCCTCAACCTGCCGATCGGCAAGCGCGTGATGAGCGTGGATGCTGCGATGCTCATGCGCATTCCCGTGCGGTTGGGTGTGGCGTGTGGCCAGGCGAAGACGCGCCCCGTGCTCGGCGCGCTGCGCAGCGGCTTGGTGAACGCATGGGTGACCGACGAGGCGACTGCGGCGGCTGTGCTGCGGTTGGCCGAATCGGCCTGA
- a CDS encoding LPS biosynthesis protein: MELQDYIQIVKRRWWIVVLTALIAAAGAFVFSRLQTPIYKSSMKLTIQPARTDFGQTQAAKQLLSSYISIIRTERNAAEVGKRLQLDYSPAYIYGQTRMADDAASYGVEIEVRDYDGETANRIAREWAQLFVEFRNRDNAKQRREDRVEAILGDDPRYVQDYPRTGVNTAAGLLLGLAAGAGIVALLEWQQSALLRAPRDVERRLSLPVVGDIPAR, translated from the coding sequence ATGGAGTTGCAAGATTACATTCAAATCGTCAAGCGGCGCTGGTGGATCGTCGTGCTGACGGCGCTGATTGCGGCGGCCGGCGCGTTTGTCTTCAGCCGGCTGCAGACGCCCATCTACAAATCGTCCATGAAGCTGACGATACAGCCGGCGCGCACCGATTTCGGCCAAACCCAGGCCGCCAAGCAGTTGCTATCCTCCTACATTAGCATCATTCGCACCGAGCGCAACGCGGCGGAAGTCGGCAAGCGCCTGCAGTTGGATTACTCGCCTGCCTACATCTACGGTCAGACGCGCATGGCCGATGATGCTGCCAGCTATGGGGTGGAGATCGAAGTGCGCGATTACGACGGCGAAACGGCCAATCGCATTGCGCGCGAGTGGGCGCAGTTGTTCGTCGAGTTTCGCAACCGCGACAACGCCAAGCAGCGGCGCGAGGATCGCGTCGAAGCGATCTTGGGTGATGACCCGCGCTACGTGCAGGATTACCCACGCACCGGCGTGAATACGGCAGCGGGCTTGCTCCTGGGCCTGGCGGCCGGTGCGGGGATCGTGGCGTTGCTCGAATGGCAGCAGTCCGCGCTGCTCCGCGCGCCCAGGGATGTCGAACGCCGTCTGTCGCTGCCCGTCGTCGGCGACATCCCCGCTCGTTAA
- a CDS encoding tyrosine protein kinase → MNLITLTEPKSPAAEAYRTLRTNLHFAMLDAPIRTLLVASPDSGSNAATVLANLSVTLAQAGRRTIAVDANLREPALHLAFSVSNTTGLADWLEGGANDLGEPPLRATALPNLSLLTSGTLPAIPADLISSDRMTCAIARLAAMADLVLFNVPPFGRVSDAAVLASRVDAVLLVIEAGKTRLDRAQQAKDILARAHARVIGAVMLGAK, encoded by the coding sequence ATGAATCTCATCACGCTCACCGAACCGAAATCCCCCGCCGCCGAGGCATACCGCACGCTGCGCACGAATCTGCACTTCGCGATGCTGGATGCGCCCATCCGGACGCTGCTCGTCGCCTCGCCGGATTCCGGCTCAAACGCGGCGACGGTGCTGGCCAACCTGAGCGTCACGTTGGCGCAAGCCGGAAGGCGCACCATCGCCGTAGATGCCAATCTGCGTGAACCGGCGTTACACCTCGCCTTTAGTGTGTCGAACACCACCGGCTTGGCCGATTGGCTCGAAGGCGGCGCGAATGACCTGGGCGAGCCGCCGTTGCGCGCAACGGCGCTGCCCAACCTCAGCCTGTTGACAAGTGGGACGTTGCCGGCGATTCCTGCCGATCTGATCAGCTCGGATCGCATGACCTGCGCCATCGCGCGACTGGCGGCCATGGCCGACCTGGTCTTGTTCAACGTGCCGCCGTTCGGCCGCGTCAGCGATGCCGCTGTGCTGGCTTCTCGCGTCGATGCGGTGTTGCTCGTCATCGAAGCCGGCAAGACGCGGCTCGATCGCGCGCAGCAAGCCAAAGATATCCTCGCTCGTGCGCATGCGCGGGTGATCGGCGCCGTGATGCTGGGGGCGAAGTGA
- the manC gene encoding mannose-1-phosphate guanylyltransferase: protein METISRRANVRKTPTDANSRFIIHQDMYHALIMAGGSGTRLWPLSRKDRPKQSLALVEGRTMFQVTAYRLQPLIPLERVHVVTNAQMAAIFKEQVPGIPDDNYIIEPSAKDNGPAVGLALTHIAHADPDATVAILTADHHIGKTAEFHRALQAAYEVAQDDYIVTLGIMPTYPATSFGYIERGDALGARHGLDVFRARRFTEKPKQEVAEAYLAGGCHFWNSGMFIMRCQIGLREFQRQQPEFAAALARLGITIGSPAYDDALRAAWDVAPKKSIDYAIMEGAECIAVIPVDLDWSDIGSWAALLGILPKDAHGNAFFGDRVLAIETRNTLVRADDRFVAIMGIEDAVIVDTPDVLLVCSLDRASDLKQIVERLRQDRRDDLL from the coding sequence ATGGAGACTATTAGCCGAAGGGCGAATGTGCGCAAGACGCCTACAGACGCCAACAGCCGGTTTATCATCCATCAAGACATGTACCACGCACTGATCATGGCCGGCGGGAGCGGCACGCGACTTTGGCCGCTCAGCCGCAAAGATCGCCCCAAGCAGTCGCTGGCGCTCGTCGAAGGACGGACGATGTTTCAAGTGACGGCCTATCGGTTACAGCCGCTGATCCCGCTGGAGCGTGTGCACGTCGTGACCAACGCCCAGATGGCTGCGATCTTCAAGGAGCAAGTGCCGGGCATCCCGGATGATAACTACATCATTGAGCCCAGCGCAAAGGATAACGGCCCGGCCGTGGGTCTGGCGCTCACACACATCGCGCACGCCGACCCGGATGCCACCGTCGCAATCCTGACCGCCGACCATCATATCGGCAAGACGGCGGAATTCCACCGGGCGCTTCAAGCGGCGTATGAGGTGGCCCAGGATGACTACATCGTCACCCTTGGCATCATGCCGACGTATCCCGCAACCAGCTTCGGTTACATCGAGCGCGGCGACGCGCTGGGCGCGCGGCACGGCCTCGACGTCTTTCGCGCGCGCCGCTTTACTGAGAAGCCCAAACAAGAGGTCGCGGAGGCCTATTTGGCCGGTGGATGCCACTTCTGGAACAGCGGCATGTTCATCATGCGGTGTCAGATTGGTCTGCGCGAGTTTCAACGCCAGCAACCGGAGTTTGCCGCGGCCCTGGCTCGGCTTGGAATAACGATCGGCAGCCCGGCCTACGACGACGCGCTGCGCGCTGCCTGGGATGTCGCGCCGAAGAAGTCCATAGACTATGCCATCATGGAAGGCGCCGAATGCATCGCCGTCATCCCCGTCGATCTGGATTGGAGCGACATCGGCAGTTGGGCTGCGTTACTGGGCATTCTGCCGAAAGATGCGCACGGCAACGCTTTTTTCGGCGACCGGGTTCTGGCGATCGAGACCCGCAATACCCTCGTGCGCGCCGATGATCGCTTTGTCGCCATCATGGGCATCGAGGATGCCGTCATCGTGGACACGCCTGATGTGTTGCTGGTATGCTCACTGGACCGCGCATCCGATCTTAAGCAGATCGTAGAGCGGCTGCGCCAGGATCGGCGCGATGATCTGCTTTGA